AAATTTGCAGAGATTGCACTTTTCTTTCGTGATATCTCAGCAAAGATATTGCGCACCGAAGATGTTGTccttttgaaagaaaatatagGGGTGAAGCTTTgtaacttggagaagatatttcctccatcgtTCTTTGATGTTATGGAACATCTTCCTGTGCATCTACCAGATGAAGCTGCTTTAGGTGGTCCTGTCCAATATAGATGGATGTATGTCTTCGAAAGGTACATGTATCATCTGAAAAAGATGGTAAAAAACAAGGCAAATATTGCAGGGTCCATTGTTGCACAATGTTTGAATGAGGAGATGTCAACTGCATCTGCAACTTACTTTGGTCATCCAGAAGTAATAGAAGAAGCTTCCATTCGAGGAAAAATTCGATTTACTTATACTTATGAAGATGTGCCAAATTTGTTTTATCATGAAGGTCGGGTCAGTGGAAAAGCCACCACGAGATGGCTAACAGATGTTGACTTCACCGTCTTGCAAACATTTATGTTGCTCAATTGCGATGTGtttgaaccttatgaaaggtaatattttgaatttagatTTATATCATCCTATTATATATTGAGGGTCTGAGTCATGTTTTTTGCACAGGATGTTTGATGAGTTCGTGATGGAAGCAAACCCAAATATTACTAGTAATGATCTACAGAGAGCGAAAGATCAACATTTTGCAAAATGGGTGAAAGACTTcgtaagtttttcttaattaacttgagacttttgtatttattaaactttgtaaaataaaaaaataacaaaattttataattcattATACCAACATTACAGATTACAAATGCCAGTGAAACATATGAGTTCCCTTTATGGATGTTGGATTTCATTCAAGGACCGCATCGTAACTATACATCGTGGCCGATATATTTCTCGCGAGGATATTGCTTCCACACACATAGCCATGGCCAAGATAAAAATACCCAACATTATGGTGTGTATGTACGTGGAACCACAGAGACCGAGTATTATGGGCTGATAGAAGAAATCATGATGATCGAGTACGGTGGTGCTGTTGGCTTGAAAGCCATGATTTTCAAATGCAAGTGGTTTGATACAGTAGTGGGTCGTGGAATGCGTAAGCATAAGTCGGGGATCGTTGATGTGTCCCCCCGTGGCCAATATGAGAAATATGATCCTTTTATACTGTCTGGTAATTGTGATCAAGTATGTTTCATTCCTTATCCGCGTGTGCGTCGTACAAATGTGACAGACTGGTGGGCATGCACAAAAGTTTTGCCTCGAGGGGTAAATGAAACATCTGAAGTTGCTCTAACAGCATTGCAAGATGATACACGTAACGATGTTGTTGCACCGAGTGAGATGATACGAATTGAATCATATGTCGTGGAAGATGATTCTGGTTATGATGTCTTACCGGTGGCTCCTCCTAACGATGAATATGTATCAGAAGACGAGTTAGAAGATTCGTGTGCCGACTCTGATTCGGACTCCGATTCTGATTAAGGTAATATGTAGTTGTGATAtgtatttgaaatttgaaatattattaataaaataaattttgattatcatGCTTATTTGATTATTACAAATATGTATCTTGTTTAGGAGTTACAATTTAgggattatatttttaaaggtTATAGTTGAAAGGTTGTTGTTTAGTGGTTATAGTttgagggttagggtttagggattataGTTTATAAGGCATGGGGGTTGTATTTTTTTAGGCTCTATTGTTTTATAGCTTGTTCAAAACAATagatttgtaattttattttacgaATTTAGATTTAGTTAATGAAAAATGTTAAAGTTGGTTATTGAtaatgttaaaatttatttaggaCATAGAGAATATTTGCCAATTTTTCTACTCGAACTTTTGCCTCCGTATATTTTGCCTCCATACATATTTCTGGCTCCAATTTTTGGCTCCATTTATTTGGGTTTTGGCACTTAAACTTTTGCCCAAAACACTTAATAAATAAAGGACGCTCTCCTCTCTTCCCAAACACAACACTTAGACAAAAAAAACCCTATACTCTCTCGACTCTACTCCGACTATCGGACGACACTCGAAGTCACTGTCTCGAGCTCTCTCTGATCAGAACCAGCATGGCTCAAAGCGGACCATCGGATAATCGGCGTCGCCCACGCCCACCAGAGTTAAACCTTCCCGGTACGTTCTTCTTACTGTGTTTCGATTAGGGTTCCGAATCTTCTTCTGTTATTTGttcgattagggtttagaatctctgattagtttttttattaggtttcaTTAACTGTGTTTCGATTTGGAGATTTTTTgtattagggttttgatttggtgatttatttattagggtttcgatttcgGACTATTCAGATTGTTAATCTATCTTGTTATTTGTTTAATGGTTCCTTGTCTGATGGTTGATGTGCTATGGTCTCTGATTTATCTTTATGTTTCATGTTTCCAGATATGCAACAAAGAAGAATACCAACCTCAGTTGCATCTGCAGGGTTTGTCATGCCTCCTACGAGTGGGTCTTCTGGTCATTCCATGCCACCAGGAGCTGTTGGGTCTTCAACTCGAGACCGTCCACCTATTAACAACTACAACCATCTAACAGAACAAGCACTCTTACGCTCTGCAGCTAGAGAGCATCAGCCTCACCTACATCCAAAGAAAGCCAATGGTGCTTTGTGGTAAGTCTCTAATTTCTTCACTTGTTATTTTTCTTGTATTGCTTTACATATGCATATATTCTTCCTGATCATTTCCTCTGTTGTTGCTTTTGCATTCAGGTTTGGAGTGGACCCTAGTGTTCATAAATTCATCCGAACAACTTGGCAAGCTTACTACTGGGGGCCATGGTCTAGTTGGAAGTTTGTTCCAGAGGAGAGGAGAACAAGTTGGTGGCACACTTTCATTGTATGTATTGCTACTTTACCCTTCACTTCTATTTTAACAGTTCTACATTTAATGCCTTCTTTGTTTTTATGCAGCAAAACTATTACTGGGAAGAGAAGCACCATGATGAAGTGTACAACCGCTGGAAGATTCACACACAGCATACTGTATGTCAGAAGATCAGCAGGAAGAAGAGAGATAATGAGAAGCCAAAGTACATCAGTGAGGAGGACTGGTCTATCCTCCTAGCCAATTGGGCAACTCAAAAAGCTAAGGATAAGAGCACAAAGGCTGCTAAGTCACGCACTTCAGCTCCTCCTGGCAAGAAGATGTCTAAGCACTCTGCTGGACCAAATAACTTTGCTAAGCTTGAGTACGATATGGTAAAGTTTCAACTCTTTCcttcatattttcat
This region of Brassica napus cultivar Da-Ae chromosome C5, Da-Ae, whole genome shotgun sequence genomic DNA includes:
- the LOC106410529 gene encoding uncharacterized protein LOC106410529 codes for the protein MEHLPVHLPDEAALGGPVQYRWMYVFERYMYHLKKMVKNKANIAGSIVAQCLNEEMSTASATYFGHPEVIEEASIRGKIRFTYTYEDVPNLFYHEGRVSGKATTRWLTDVDFTVLQTFMLLNCDVFEPYERMFDEFVMEANPNITSNDLQRAKDQHFAKWVKDFITNASETYEFPLWMLDFIQGPHRNYTSWPIYFSRGYCFHTHSHGQDKNTQHYGVYVRGTTETEYYGLIEEIMMIEYGGAVGLKAMIFKCKWFDTVVGRGMRKHKSGIVDVSPRGQYEKYDPFILSGNCDQVCFIPYPRVRRTNVTDWWACTKVLPRGVNETSEVALTALQDDTRNDVVAPSEMIRIESYVVEDDSGYDVLPVAPPNDEYVSEDELEDSCADSDSDSDSD
- the LOC106404711 gene encoding uncharacterized protein LOC106404711, which translates into the protein MAQSGPSDNRRRPRPPELNLPDMQQRRIPTSVASAGFVMPPTSGSSGHSMPPGAVGSSTRDRPPINNYNHLTEQALLRSAAREHQPHLHPKKANGALWFGVDPSVHKFIRTTWQAYYWGPWSSWKFVPEERRTSWWHTFIQNYYWEEKHHDEVYNRWKIHTQHTVCQKISRKKRDNEKPKYISEEDWSILLANWATQKAKDKSTKAAKSRTSAPPGKKMSKHSAGPNNFAKLEYDMMVEGGLDESPSFIDLVRKTHTRKDGSFIDERAEALVLEVEDVVDSMILDEDSPNDVSPTASTATTAPSSRFLLDQEFLKLAKTSKGRVYGIGSVQFRDYEPPQSVPASLKRSLDIDLRVSGIETNAEHVQTAVELLKTDMTTLKGDFLAFKTEFQQEMAATRSSLNVILQALGALGAVSPQVNQPDNASTP